In one Paenibacillus sp. JQZ6Y-1 genomic region, the following are encoded:
- the mgrA gene encoding L-glyceraldehyde 3-phosphate reductase translates to MVYVASEQRYDNMKYNRLGRSGLKLPAISLGLWHNFGGINTLSNSREMLTRSFDLGITHFDLANNYGPPPGSAEETFGQVLKQDLAPYRDELVISTKAGYYMWPGPYGEWGSRKNLISSLDQSLKRMGLDYVDIFYSHRFDPDTPLEETMMALDHIVRSGKALYVGISSYSAEQTREAVSILKQLGTPLTIHQPRYSLLDRWIENGLQDELEAAGAGSIAFCPLEQGVLTSKYLNGVPSDSRAAGSSVFLGKDQITPQTIRKVTALNQVAAARGQSLAQMSLAWVLRGGKVTSALIGASRVSQIEENIKALDHLDFSDEELQRIETILKTGGEHHEQ, encoded by the coding sequence GTGGTCTATGTAGCTTCAGAACAGCGTTATGACAACATGAAATATAACCGTCTTGGACGGTCAGGACTGAAACTACCAGCGATTTCGCTCGGTTTATGGCATAACTTTGGCGGTATTAACACACTGTCCAATTCACGTGAGATGCTGACCCGTTCGTTTGATCTGGGTATCACTCATTTCGATTTGGCGAACAACTATGGTCCGCCGCCAGGATCGGCAGAAGAAACATTCGGTCAGGTGCTCAAGCAGGATCTGGCACCGTATCGTGATGAACTCGTTATCTCCACCAAAGCAGGGTATTATATGTGGCCGGGACCGTACGGCGAGTGGGGTTCCCGCAAAAATCTGATTTCCAGTCTGGATCAGAGTTTGAAGCGGATGGGGCTAGATTATGTTGATATTTTCTACTCTCATCGATTCGACCCGGACACCCCGCTGGAAGAAACGATGATGGCGCTGGATCATATCGTACGTTCTGGTAAAGCGCTGTATGTGGGCATTTCCAGCTATTCTGCGGAACAAACGCGCGAAGCAGTTAGCATTCTCAAGCAGCTGGGTACGCCGTTGACCATTCATCAGCCACGTTATTCCTTGCTGGATCGTTGGATTGAGAACGGATTGCAGGATGAACTGGAAGCTGCTGGTGCAGGCAGTATCGCTTTCTGTCCGTTGGAACAAGGCGTACTGACCAGCAAATATTTGAACGGTGTACCATCCGATTCACGTGCTGCGGGTTCTTCGGTATTTCTAGGCAAAGATCAGATTACCCCGCAGACGATTCGCAAAGTGACCGCACTCAATCAAGTAGCGGCAGCGCGTGGACAAAGTCTAGCGCAAATGTCACTGGCATGGGTACTCCGCGGCGGCAAAGTAACCTCCGCCCTAATCGGCGCAAGCCGCGTCTCGCAAATCGAAGAAAATATCAAAGCGCTAGATCATCTGGACTTCTCGGATGAGGAATTGCAACGCATTGAAACGATCCTCAAAACTGGCGGCGAGCATCACGAGCAGTAA
- a CDS encoding NAD-dependent protein deacylase: MDKIDQLAQWIEESERIVFFGGAGTSTESGIPDFRSATGLYQENGQRGYSPEEMLSRPFFDREPELFFDFYRGKLLHPDAPPNPVHHLLAELEQEGKLSAVITQNIDGLHQKAGSRNVLELHGSVYRNSCTTCGRGYTLDDVLAQEGVPRCPLDHGIIRPDVVLYGESLDSDVISQAVAAIAQADLLIIGGTSLTVYPAAGFVTYFRGNHTVLLNASATSHDRHADLIITESMGNVLEQIRQKRCS, encoded by the coding sequence ATGGATAAAATCGATCAGCTGGCACAATGGATCGAGGAATCGGAGCGTATCGTCTTTTTCGGCGGTGCAGGGACATCAACAGAGAGCGGTATACCTGACTTTCGTTCAGCGACTGGACTGTATCAGGAAAATGGGCAGCGCGGATATTCACCGGAAGAGATGCTGAGCCGTCCATTTTTTGATCGGGAGCCAGAGTTGTTTTTTGACTTTTATCGAGGAAAGCTGCTGCATCCAGATGCGCCACCTAATCCGGTGCATCATCTACTGGCAGAATTGGAGCAGGAAGGCAAGCTCAGTGCAGTCATTACGCAAAATATTGACGGCTTGCATCAGAAGGCAGGCAGTCGCAATGTGCTAGAGCTGCATGGCTCCGTATACCGCAATTCCTGTACGACATGCGGCAGAGGCTATACGTTAGACGATGTACTGGCGCAGGAAGGCGTACCGCGTTGCCCGCTCGATCATGGCATCATTCGTCCAGATGTAGTGTTATACGGTGAATCGCTGGATTCTGATGTGATTAGCCAAGCCGTAGCAGCGATTGCGCAGGCGGATTTGCTAATCATCGGCGGAACCTCGCTGACCGTATATCCAGCAGCAGGCTTCGTGACTTATTTCCGGGGAAATCATACCGTATTACTGAATGCATCGGCGACCTCGCATGATCGTCATGCCGATCTGATCATTACCGAGTCGATGGGAAATGTACTGGAACAAATCCGGCAGAAGCGCTGTTCATAG